From a single Chlorocebus sabaeus isolate Y175 chromosome X, mChlSab1.0.hap1, whole genome shotgun sequence genomic region:
- the LOC103232204 gene encoding LOW QUALITY PROTEIN: putative BMP-2-inducible kinase-like protein (The sequence of the model RefSeq protein was modified relative to this genomic sequence to represent the inferred CDS: inserted 1 base in 1 codon; substituted 2 bases at 2 genomic stop codons), protein MIAPSPKSSEEEEQEDEEVLQGEQGDFNDDDTEPENLGHRPLLMDSEDEEEEEKRSSDSDYEQAKAKYSDMSPVYRDKSGSGPTQDLHTILLTSAQLSSDVGVQTPKQEFDIFGAIPFFAVCAQQPQQXKNEKNLPQHRFPAAGLQPEEFDVFTKAPFSKKVKVQECHAVGPETHPKSIDIFGSSPIQPFLTSTSKSESNEDLFGLVSFEEITGSQQQKVKQRCLQKLSSRQRRTKQDMSKSNGKGHHGMPTSTKTLKPTYRTPERARRHKNVGRRDSQSSNEFLTISDSKENTGVAETDGKDKGNVLXLEESLLDPFGAKPFHPPDLSWHPPHQGLNDIRADHNTVLPGRPRQNSLHGSFHSADVLKMDDFGAMPFTELVVQSITPHQSQQSXPIELYPLGAAPFPSKSRYFRWIIGINSCFKKV, encoded by the exons ATGATTGCCCCTTCTCCTAAGAGCAGTGAAGAAGAAGAGCAAGAGGATGAAGAAGTTCTTCAGGGAGAACAAGGAGACTTTAATGATGATGATACCGAACCAGAAAATCTGGGTCACAGGCCTCTCCTCATGGATTctgaagatgaggaagaagaggagaaacgTAGCTCTGATTCTGATTATGAGCAGGCTAAAGCAAAGTACAGTGACATGAGCCCTGTCTACAGAGACAAATCTGGCAGTGGACCAACCCAAGACCTTCATACAATACTCCTCACCTCAGCCCAATTATCCTCTGATGTTGGAGTGCAGACTCCTAAACAGGAGTTCGATATATTTGGCGCCATCCCCTTCTTTGCAGTGTGTGCTCAACAGCCCcagc gaaagaatgaaaagaacctCCCTCAACACAGGTTTCCTGCTGCGGGACTCCAGCCGGAGGAATTCGATGTATTCACAAAGGCGCCTTTTAGCAAGAAGGTGAAAGTACAAGAATGCCATGCGGTGGGGCCTGAGACACATCCCAAAAGCATAGATATATTTGGCTCCTCCCCAATTCAGCCCTTCCTCACATCAACAAGTAAAAGTGAAAGCAACGAGGACCTTTTTGGGCTTGTGTCCTTTGAGGAAATAACGGGGAGCCAGCAGCAAAAAGTCAAACAGCGCTGCTTACAGAAACTGTCCTCTCGCCAAAGGCGCACAAAGCAGGATATGTCCAAAAGTAATGGGAAGGGGCATCATGGCATGCCAACTAGTACAAAAACTTTGAAGCCTACCTACCGCACTCCAGAGAGGGCTCGCAGGCACAAAAATGTGGGTCGCCGAGACTCTCAAAGCAGCAATGAATTTTTAACCATCTCAGACTCCAAGGAGAACACTGGTGTTGCAGAGACTGATGGGAAAGATAAGGGGAATGTCTTATAACTCGAGGAGAGCCTGTTGGACCCCTTTGGTGCCAAGCCCTTCCATCCTCCAGACCTGTCATGGCACCCTCCACATCAGGGCCTGAATGACATCCGTGCTGATCACAATACTGTCCTGCCAGGGCGACCAAGACAAAATTCACTACATGGGTCATTCCATAGTGCAGATGTATTGAAAATGGATGATTTTGGTGCCATGCCCTTTACAGAACTTGTGGTGCAAAGCATCACTCCACATCAGTCCCAACAGTCCTAACCAATCGAATTATACCCACTTGGTGCTGCCCCATTTCCTTCTAAAAGTAGATACTTCCGATGGATTATTGGCATTAACTCCTGTTTCAAAAAAGTATGA